The following proteins are co-located in the Hydrogenophaga sp. RAC07 genome:
- a CDS encoding aconitate hydratase, translated as MSTTARFAHPFANTVKAFKTASGKSGRLYSLPALAKQFPDIQRLPVSLRIVLESVLRHCDGERVMPEHVAQLAQWKPNGERTQEIPFTVARVVLQDFTGVPLLADLAAMRSVAERLGKDPKKIEPLVPVDLVVDHSVMVDHYGTKSALDLNMKLEFQRNNERYQFMKWGMQAFDTFGVVPPGFGIVHQVNLEYLARGVHMKGGLYYPDTLVGTDSHTTMINGIGVVGWGVGGIEAEAAMLGQPVYFLMPDVVGFELTGRLREGVTATDLVLTVTEILRQHKVVGKFVEFFGEGTASLALPDRATIANMAPEYGATMGFFPVDGKTLDYFRGTGRSKAEIEAFEAYFRAQGIFGVPGAPGASIKAGEIDYSQVVTLDLGQVTPSLAGPKRPQDRIELGNVARQFAELFSKPNAQNGFNRPAALLHTRHQPRSADEVDPAAPGDEPAIPPGAPRFVAEMEANKPALATAAAVAEPTPVEASKGSKLSIGNGDVLIAAITSCTNTSNPGVLLAAGLLAKKAVEAGLKVKPHIKTSLAPGSRIVTEYLTQTGLLPYLEKLGFALAGYGCTTCIGNAGDLTPELNEVITSNDLICAAVLSGNRNFEARIHPNLKANFLASPPLVVAYAIAGNVMTDLMTEPLGKGKGGKPVYLGDIWPTSDEIYDLMKFAMNGRAYRENYARVKAEPGKLWERIKGVSGNAYTWPESSYIAEPPFFDSFELAMPAATEPPAVKGARVMALFGDSITTDHISPAGNIAENSPAGQWLLARGVLKADFNSYGARRGHHDVMMRGTFANVRIKNLMLATGADGSREEGGWTVYQQEGVGHGQKMSIFDAAMRYQAANIPTVIFAGEEYGTGSSRDWAAKGTQLLGIKAVVARSFERIHRSNLVGMGVLPLQFKAGDSWESLGLRGDETIDVLPHPELTPQSDAQLVITRTDGSRKTVSLTLRIDTPVEVNYYREGGILPYVLRQLLSA; from the coding sequence ATGTCCACCACCGCCCGTTTCGCGCACCCCTTTGCCAACACCGTCAAAGCCTTCAAGACCGCATCGGGCAAGAGCGGGCGGCTGTATTCGCTGCCGGCGCTGGCCAAACAATTTCCCGACATCCAGCGCCTGCCGGTGTCGCTGCGCATCGTGCTGGAGAGCGTGCTGCGCCATTGCGACGGTGAGCGCGTGATGCCCGAACACGTGGCCCAGCTCGCGCAGTGGAAGCCCAACGGCGAGCGCACGCAGGAGATCCCGTTCACCGTGGCGCGTGTGGTGCTGCAGGACTTCACCGGTGTGCCGCTGCTGGCCGATCTGGCCGCCATGCGCAGCGTGGCCGAGCGCCTGGGCAAGGACCCCAAGAAGATCGAGCCGCTGGTGCCGGTGGACCTGGTGGTGGACCACTCGGTGATGGTGGACCACTACGGCACCAAGAGCGCACTCGACCTCAACATGAAGCTGGAGTTCCAGCGCAACAACGAGCGTTACCAGTTCATGAAGTGGGGCATGCAGGCCTTCGACACCTTCGGCGTGGTGCCGCCGGGCTTCGGCATCGTGCACCAGGTGAACCTGGAGTACCTGGCGCGCGGCGTGCACATGAAGGGCGGCCTGTACTACCCCGACACGTTGGTGGGCACCGACAGCCACACCACCATGATCAACGGCATCGGTGTGGTGGGCTGGGGCGTGGGCGGCATCGAGGCCGAGGCCGCCATGCTGGGCCAGCCGGTGTATTTCCTCATGCCCGACGTGGTGGGCTTTGAGCTCACCGGGCGCCTGCGCGAAGGCGTGACCGCGACCGACCTGGTACTCACCGTCACCGAGATCCTGCGCCAGCACAAAGTGGTGGGCAAGTTCGTCGAATTCTTTGGCGAGGGCACGGCATCACTCGCACTGCCCGACCGCGCCACCATCGCCAACATGGCGCCCGAGTACGGCGCCACCATGGGTTTCTTTCCAGTGGACGGCAAGACCCTCGATTACTTCCGCGGCACCGGCCGCAGCAAGGCGGAGATCGAGGCCTTCGAGGCCTACTTCCGTGCTCAGGGCATCTTCGGCGTGCCGGGTGCGCCGGGGGCATCCATCAAGGCCGGCGAGATCGACTATTCGCAAGTGGTCACGCTCGATCTCGGTCAGGTCACGCCCAGTCTGGCCGGCCCCAAGCGCCCGCAAGACCGCATCGAGCTGGGTAACGTGGCCCGGCAGTTTGCCGAGCTGTTCAGCAAGCCCAATGCGCAGAACGGCTTCAACCGGCCTGCGGCCTTGCTGCACACGCGCCACCAGCCGCGCAGCGCCGACGAGGTGGACCCGGCGGCGCCTGGCGATGAGCCGGCCATCCCACCAGGCGCGCCGCGCTTCGTGGCCGAAATGGAGGCCAACAAGCCCGCGCTGGCCACCGCCGCCGCAGTGGCAGAGCCCACACCGGTCGAGGCCAGCAAAGGCAGCAAGCTGAGCATCGGCAACGGCGACGTGCTGATCGCTGCCATCACGAGCTGCACCAACACCTCCAACCCCGGCGTGCTGCTGGCCGCCGGCCTGCTGGCCAAGAAAGCGGTGGAGGCGGGCCTGAAGGTCAAGCCGCACATCAAGACATCGCTCGCCCCCGGCTCGCGCATCGTCACCGAATACCTCACGCAGACCGGCCTGCTGCCCTACCTGGAGAAGCTGGGCTTCGCACTCGCGGGCTACGGCTGCACCACCTGCATTGGCAACGCGGGCGACCTCACGCCCGAGCTCAACGAGGTGATCACCAGCAACGACCTGATCTGCGCGGCCGTGCTCTCTGGCAACCGCAACTTCGAAGCGCGCATCCACCCCAACCTGAAAGCCAACTTCCTCGCCAGCCCGCCGCTGGTGGTGGCCTACGCGATCGCCGGCAACGTGATGACCGACCTGATGACCGAGCCCCTGGGCAAGGGCAAGGGTGGCAAACCGGTGTACCTGGGCGACATCTGGCCGACCAGCGACGAGATCTACGACCTGATGAAGTTCGCCATGAACGGACGCGCCTACCGCGAGAACTACGCGCGTGTGAAGGCCGAGCCCGGCAAGCTGTGGGAGCGCATCAAGGGCGTGAGCGGCAACGCCTACACCTGGCCCGAAAGCTCCTACATTGCCGAGCCACCGTTCTTTGACTCGTTCGAGCTGGCCATGCCTGCGGCCACCGAGCCGCCCGCAGTGAAGGGGGCTCGCGTCATGGCGCTGTTTGGCGACTCCATCACCACCGACCACATCTCGCCCGCCGGCAACATCGCCGAGAACTCTCCGGCTGGCCAGTGGCTGCTGGCGCGTGGCGTTCTCAAGGCCGACTTCAACAGCTACGGCGCGCGCCGCGGTCACCACGACGTGATGATGCGCGGCACCTTCGCCAATGTGCGCATCAAGAACCTGATGCTGGCGACGGGGGCCGACGGTTCGCGCGAAGAAGGCGGCTGGACGGTGTACCAGCAGGAAGGCGTGGGCCACGGCCAGAAGATGAGCATCTTCGACGCCGCCATGCGTTACCAGGCCGCGAACATTCCCACGGTGATCTTTGCCGGCGAGGAATACGGCACCGGCTCCAGCCGCGACTGGGCCGCCAAGGGCACGCAGCTGCTGGGCATCAAGGCTGTGGTGGCGCGCAGCTTCGAGCGCATCCACCGCTCCAACCTGGTGGGCATGGGCGTGTTGCCGCTGCAGTTCAAGGCCGGCGACTCGTGGGAGAGCCTGGGCCTGCGCGGCGACGAAACCATCGATGTGCTGCCGCATCCCGAACTCACGCCCCAAAGTGATGCGCAACTGGTGATCACGCGCACCGATGGGTCGCGCAAGACGGTAAGCCTGACCCTGCGCATCGACACACCGGTGGAAGTGAACTATTACCGCGAGGGCGGAATCCTCCCCTACGTGCTCAGGCAATTGTTGAGCGCTTGA
- a CDS encoding ice-binding family protein, whose amino-acid sequence MTHTHTRHLPWKWLAPLMISTLVAACGGGDPVLGIDGSGTTPFVSVTPVAPPGGSFVPLGVASTFGAFGGSAGMTNDGPFTVINGDIGTTAVSTAITGFRNNKPGCTYTVVAGVNEGVVSGNINTAPPPPTGACLSEGTAATEAIALAARADALVAFNTLAGLPGGVDAGAGNLANLTLAPGIYKAAGGTFMIQGGNLTLDAQGNPNAVWVFQMAQTLTVGGPGAAFPQSVLLTGGAQARNVYWQVGSAATINAGGGGTMEGTIIARTGVSFSTAGNVAITTLNGRALSLDASVTMVNTVINVPAP is encoded by the coding sequence ATGACACACACACACACCCGCCACCTCCCCTGGAAGTGGCTAGCCCCCTTGATGATCAGCACCCTGGTGGCCGCGTGCGGCGGAGGTGACCCCGTCCTCGGCATTGACGGCTCGGGAACCACGCCGTTCGTCTCGGTGACACCTGTCGCACCGCCCGGCGGCTCCTTTGTTCCGCTGGGGGTTGCTTCCACCTTTGGCGCTTTCGGTGGCTCGGCCGGCATGACCAACGACGGCCCGTTCACAGTCATCAATGGCGACATCGGGACGACGGCTGTGTCGACGGCCATCACAGGCTTTCGCAACAACAAACCCGGGTGCACCTACACCGTGGTGGCGGGCGTGAACGAAGGCGTGGTGTCCGGCAACATCAACACCGCGCCGCCGCCTCCCACGGGGGCTTGCCTGTCCGAGGGCACGGCCGCCACGGAGGCCATCGCACTGGCGGCCCGGGCCGATGCACTCGTGGCGTTCAACACGCTGGCCGGTTTGCCGGGTGGTGTGGATGCGGGCGCTGGCAACCTGGCCAACCTCACGCTGGCCCCCGGCATCTACAAGGCCGCCGGTGGCACCTTCATGATCCAGGGTGGCAATCTGACCCTGGACGCGCAGGGCAACCCGAATGCGGTCTGGGTGTTCCAGATGGCCCAAACCCTGACGGTGGGCGGCCCGGGTGCGGCATTCCCGCAAAGCGTGCTTTTGACTGGCGGCGCGCAGGCGCGGAACGTGTACTGGCAGGTCGGCAGCGCGGCCACCATCAACGCCGGTGGCGGCGGCACCATGGAAGGCACCATCATCGCGCGCACCGGCGTGAGCTTCTCCACCGCGGGCAACGTGGCCATCACCACCCTCAATGGCCGCGCGCTGTCGCTGGACGCGTCGGTCACCATGGTGAACACCGTGATCAACGTACCTGCGCCTTGA
- a CDS encoding OmpA family protein — protein MKPTLNTSAGALSLLTLAFFAHPLATAQSTGWYAGANAGRTGAEIDDPRITSGLQAQGFTTTSINDRDRSTGFKLFGGYQFSPHFALEGGYFDLGKFGYTANTIPTGTLNGEMRVRGLNLDLVGSLPLTGKLSALGRVGVNYARANDRFSGTGAVNVSNPTASKSQANAKYGVGLNYAFSDAMAMRLELERYRVNDAIGNKGDIDMLSVGLVYRFGGPAPQPVRMAAAPMPMPVVVQPPPAVVQAPPPPPPPAPMPQRVSLSAESLFGFDASTVKPEGRAELDKFARDLTGTNYQTVVVEGHTDHLGSDAYNQKLSEERANAVKDHLVTNGRLDSSKISAVGKGETQPVTKPGDCKGNSRTAALVACLQPDRRVDVEVTGTR, from the coding sequence ATGAAACCCACACTCAACACCAGCGCAGGCGCCCTGAGCCTGCTGACACTCGCCTTTTTCGCCCATCCGCTGGCCACCGCTCAATCAACCGGCTGGTATGCCGGCGCCAACGCAGGTCGCACCGGTGCAGAAATCGATGACCCCCGCATCACCAGCGGCTTGCAGGCGCAGGGATTCACAACCACTTCCATCAACGACCGGGACCGATCCACCGGCTTCAAGCTGTTTGGCGGGTACCAGTTCAGTCCCCACTTTGCGCTGGAGGGTGGTTACTTCGACCTGGGCAAGTTCGGCTACACCGCCAACACGATTCCGACCGGCACCTTGAACGGCGAGATGCGTGTCAGGGGTCTCAACCTGGACCTGGTGGGATCGCTGCCCCTGACCGGAAAACTGTCGGCACTGGGCCGGGTCGGCGTGAACTACGCCCGCGCCAACGACCGGTTCTCCGGCACCGGCGCGGTCAACGTCAGCAACCCGACCGCGAGCAAAAGCCAGGCGAATGCCAAGTACGGCGTGGGTCTGAACTACGCCTTCAGCGACGCAATGGCCATGCGGCTGGAACTGGAGCGCTACCGCGTGAACGACGCCATCGGCAACAAGGGTGACATCGACATGCTCTCGGTGGGTCTGGTCTACCGCTTCGGAGGACCGGCGCCGCAGCCGGTGCGCATGGCCGCCGCGCCCATGCCGATGCCGGTGGTGGTTCAACCGCCGCCCGCGGTGGTGCAGGCGCCCCCGCCACCACCTCCACCGGCGCCGATGCCCCAGCGCGTGAGCCTGTCGGCCGAGTCGCTGTTCGGCTTTGACGCGTCCACCGTGAAGCCCGAAGGCCGCGCCGAACTCGACAAGTTCGCCCGTGACCTCACAGGCACCAACTACCAGACCGTGGTGGTGGAAGGCCACACCGACCACCTCGGTTCGGACGCCTACAACCAGAAGCTGTCAGAAGAGCGCGCCAACGCCGTCAAGGACCACCTCGTGACCAATGGCCGCCTGGACAGCTCGAAGATCTCGGCCGTGGGCAAGGGTGAAACCCAGCCTGTGACCAAGCCGGGTGACTGCAAGGGCAACAGCCGCACCGCCGCTCTGGTTGCCTGCCTGCAGCCCGACCGCCGCGTGGACGTGGAAGTGACCGGCACGCGCTGA
- a CDS encoding DUF3309 family protein: protein MSIGTILLIVLVLLLLGVIPSWNHSRSWGYGPSGVLGVVLIIVVVLLLTGRL from the coding sequence ATGAGTATTGGAACCATTCTGTTGATCGTGCTGGTCCTGCTGTTGCTGGGTGTGATCCCCAGCTGGAACCACAGCCGCAGCTGGGGCTACGGCCCCAGTGGCGTGCTAGGTGTCGTTCTGATCATCGTGGTGGTATTGCTGCTCACCGGCAGGCTCTGA
- a CDS encoding OmpA family protein produces the protein MKSRHAFSALTVAILSVAATSAFAQYQEPGFFYGGVSAGEARAKVDEAAVANGLLGAGAPNGPATGFTSDEKDTGYKLFGGYQFNRNIAVEGGYFDLGKSTFSSNTPNGAFNNDTRMRGLNLDLVGTLPITERFSVLGRVGVAMGRTRASFTGAGATAAGVQDRNDTKANAKVGLGLQYELSRSMWIRTELERYRVNNGVNGRTNVDMLTVGLVFPFNRAPAYVAAAPAPYVAPAPAPAPMVQAPAPAPAPMPAPAPMPQRVSMSAESLFGFDAANVKPEGRAELDKFARDLSTANYQTVVVEGHTDRLGSDAYNQKLSEERAMAVKNYLVTNGRLDSAKISAVGKGETQPVTKPEDCKGNSRTAALVACLQPDRRVDVEVTGTR, from the coding sequence ATGAAATCCCGTCACGCCTTCAGTGCACTGACCGTCGCCATCCTCTCCGTCGCCGCCACCTCGGCATTCGCTCAATACCAGGAACCTGGTTTCTTCTACGGCGGCGTGTCCGCCGGTGAAGCCCGCGCCAAGGTTGACGAAGCCGCTGTGGCCAATGGCCTTCTCGGCGCAGGCGCACCGAACGGCCCGGCCACCGGCTTCACCAGCGATGAAAAAGACACCGGCTACAAGCTGTTCGGCGGTTACCAGTTCAACCGCAACATCGCCGTTGAAGGCGGTTACTTCGATCTGGGCAAGTCGACCTTCTCGTCCAACACCCCCAACGGCGCGTTCAACAACGACACCCGCATGCGTGGTCTGAACCTGGACCTGGTCGGCACGTTGCCGATCACCGAGCGCTTTTCGGTGCTGGGTCGTGTGGGTGTGGCCATGGGCCGCACGCGCGCATCGTTCACCGGCGCTGGTGCCACGGCTGCCGGCGTGCAGGATCGCAACGACACCAAAGCCAACGCCAAAGTGGGTCTGGGCCTTCAGTACGAACTGAGCCGTTCCATGTGGATCCGCACCGAACTCGAACGCTACCGGGTCAACAACGGCGTGAATGGCCGCACCAACGTCGACATGCTGACCGTGGGCCTGGTGTTCCCGTTCAACCGCGCGCCTGCCTATGTGGCCGCAGCCCCTGCGCCTTACGTGGCACCGGCTCCGGCTCCCGCTCCGATGGTGCAGGCGCCCGCACCGGCACCAGCCCCCATGCCCGCACCGGCTCCCATGCCCCAGCGCGTGAGCATGTCGGCCGAGTCGCTGTTCGGCTTTGACGCTGCCAACGTGAAGCCCGAAGGCCGCGCCGAACTCGACAAGTTCGCCCGTGACCTGTCCACCGCCAACTACCAGACCGTGGTCGTTGAAGGCCACACCGACCGCCTCGGTTCGGACGCCTACAACCAGAAGCTCTCGGAAGAGCGCGCCATGGCTGTCAAGAACTACCTCGTGACCAACGGTCGCCTGGACAGCGCGAAGATCTCGGCCGTTGGCAAGGGTGAGACCCAGCCGGTGACCAAGCCTGAAGACTGCAAGGGCAACAGCCGCACCGCCGCACTCGTGGCCTGCCTGCAGCCCGATCGCCGCGTGGACGTGGAAGTGACCGGCACGCGCTGA